The segment TGAGACCTGGAGCTATCTCGATCTCGCCAAAGCCGTCGGCTCGGCAGCTGCGGTGCGCGCGGTTGGCCGCGCGAACGGCTCGAATCGCATTGCAATCGTCGTGCCGTGTCACCGGGTCGTCCAGCGTGATGGATCGATGGGCGGTTACGGGGGCGGTATCGAAAACAAAGCCCGCTTGCTCCGAGTGGAGCAAGCGGGCTTACAAGCTTCGTTGCCGCTTTAGGCGAGTCGGCCAGCCAGCTTGCCGAATCCACTTGGACCGGCGTACTGTGCGCTGGAGCCGAGCAACTCTTCAATGCGAAGCAGCTCGTTGTACTTCGCCACTCGGTCAGTTCGGTTCGGGGCACCGGTCTTGATTTGGCCACAGTTGGTGGCAACCGCCAGATGCGAGATCGTCGTGTCTTCGGTCTCGCCGCTGCGATGGCTCATCACCGCGGTGTAGCCCGCGCGCTTGGCCATTTCTACTGCGCTCAGGGTCTCCGTCAGTGATCCGATTTGATTCACCTTGACGAGGATCGAGTTCGCGACGCCTTCTGCGATGCCGCGACCCAGTCGCTGAACGTTCGTCACGAAGAGGTCGTCACCCACGAGCTGGACCTTGTCGCCCAACGCCTTCGTGAGCTTGGACCAACTTGCCCAGTCGTCCTCGGCGATGCCGTCCTCAACTGAAATGATCGGGTACTTGGTACAAAGGTCGGCCAGGTACTCGACCTGCTGGTCGCCCGTGCGCTTCGTGACCGCCCCCGCCTTGTAGTTGTAGAAACCGCCCTCGAAGAACTCGGTGGCTGCACAGTCTAGGCCAAGCCAGATCTGCTTGCCCGGTTCAAAGCCGACCTTCTGGATGGCTTCGATGATGTAGTCGAGTGCGAGCTCCTGAGTCTCGAGGTTTGGAGCAAATCCACCTTCGTCGCCGACGCCGGTTGCGAGGCTCTTCTTCTTCAGGACGGCCTTGAGGCAGTGATACACCTCGCAGCCCCACTGCATCGCCTCGCTGAAACTCGATGCACCGACCGGGAGCACCATGAACTCTTGGAAGTCGACGTTCGAGTCCGCGTGCTGTCCACCGTTGAGGATGTTCATCATGGGCACGGGCAGAACGTTGGCACTGACGCCGCCCACATACTTGTAGAGTGGGAGTCCGCTCGCACTGGCCGCGGCCTTGGCGATCGCCAGCGAGCAGCCGAGGATGGCATTGGCACCCAGCTTGCCTTTATTCGCGGTGCCATCGAGTTCAAGCATCACGGCGTCCATCGCCGCTTGGTCGGTTGGGTCCCGATCGAGCAGGTTTGGTGCGATGACTTCGTTCACGTTCTCGACGGCTTGCAAGACACCCTTACCGCCGTAGCGCGACTTGTCACCGTCCCGAAGCTCGACCGCTTCGAACGCTCCGGTGCTCGCTCCGCTGGGGACGGCTGCTCGACCGAACGAGCCGTCATCGAGAAGGGCGTCTACCTCGATGGTGGGGTTTCCGCGGGAGTCGAGAATCTCTCTTGCGACGACATCTACGATGACTGGCATAGTTTCCTCAGTTTACTTGGTCGGCTTCTGGGACAGTTCGCAGGCTCAAAGAAGCGCAAATTTGAACCTAGAACAGAAAATTCTCAAAATTGTTGTCACATTTTGGGGACTCTTTGACCGATAGACCTTTGAAAGGAGATCGCGACTCGGGGAAGCGTAATTGCACCGGCCGCGACAACAAAACCGAATACCTGCCGAGTAGCACTTGCTGTCCTCTCCCGCTACTCGGCTATTTTTTTGCCTCATGACCGGTTATCCGGCCTGCTCAAGCGTTTCCAATTCTTGCTGCTTCGGCGCGTAGGCCTTTCGCCCCCGCATGTCTTCGTAGTGTCCCACGAGCCCCTTCACATTGTCCGTTTGTGCGGCCTTCAGGGCGACCTTCAGTCGGTCGTCCATTTCCACCGCGGCGTTCAGCTCGCGGATCGCGAGCGGCGAAAGTGAGATCAGCGTCTCCAGCTCGGCGAGCACAGTCTCCCGCTCGGATAGCAGGGGTGACATCTCGTCAAGTCGGTCGCTCTGGACTGCGGCAAGCAGCGCAAGAGTGAGTCGGCTGTACTGGTCAATGAGCCGTCGATCCGACGGCAATTCAGGCTGCGTTCGGTTTGGCATCAAGCTCTCCTATGGATCCAGTCCGCTGTTGGCGGTCGAGCTCTACCCAGCTGCTCCGTAGGTCCTCAAGAACTTTGATGGCCCGGTCAAGCATCTCGGGGTTGTCTTCGATGTTCCCCATCACGAGCTCGTTGTAGGCGTATGAGTAGAGTGCAAACAGGTTTTGGGCGACCTCGCCACCTCGGTGCATGTCCAGACACGACATCAGTTCGGTCACGATCCGCTGCGCCTTCTGGATGCAGCGATTCTGGTTGAACGTGTCGCCTGCCACCACCGCTTCACGGCCCTGCTTGACGAAGCGTATCGCCCCATCGTAAAGCATGATCACGAGTTGCAGCGGCGATGCGCTGGTCACCTGGGTGTTCTGGTACGCGTGAAGGTGTCTCTGGTTCGCCAAAGGATCAGTCCCCGATGAGGTGCCACAGTACGGCATGCCTCATTGAAACTATTGGCGGCTACTCCCCATCTCTGGATGGTGGATCGAACACTTTTGGGGTCATCGCGAGCGTGATCGCGACGGTCAGTAGCAAGTACCCCAAAGGAGCTTGCCAGACCCACGGCAATGGGAACTCGGGCTTGGCGATCTCGCGCAATTGGTAGCCGAGTGCAAGTTGGTCCAGTCGAAGATATCCGAATATCGCGACGGCGAGTGATCCACCCACGAACCCAGTGGCGGCGGGGAGCCCCCCTCGGAGCATCGCATAGACGCCGAAAAGACAGCTTGGTAGGAGCCCAAAAAGACTTGCGCGGAGCAGCCCGGACAGGGTGTGCAGATCGCCGAACACAATGAACGGCCACACCGCGACGAAGTAGGTCAGGAAGCTGACGGCGACGAAAAACGTACAACCGCCGAGCATTTGCGTATCCATGTCCGCCTGATGCTTGACCGGCGTTTCGAGCTTCTCATCCGTCTCGAGGGGCTCAAATGCCACGGTTCATTTTAGGCGCGGCGGAACGGGCTTTTGCGCTTGCGGTGGGACTTTTCGCCGCCTTCGTCGAAGAGGGAAGTCTTTTGGAAGGCGATTCGTTCCTCGGCAGTGTCCTTGGCCTGGTGCATCCCCGCGATGTAGATTGTGTTCTTCCCGAACTTGTGGTTGATGACGTCCACCGCTTGGTTCAGCCTTTCGTTGTCTGGCTGGCCCTCTTCGAAGAGTGAGAATGTAACTTGCTCGAGCGGTAAGAGTTCGCGAAAGGTGAGTCCGACTTGGGTGGGGACATCGAAGTCTCGCTTTTCCCATAGACGCATTGCCTCGGAATTGATGCGGACGCTGTCGTGGGTGGGCGAAAGCCGCGTGTGCGCATCCCAGCTGCGGCGTATACCGCGTACGTGGAGGGAGAGCGAGCTCGCGTAGAGCCCGCTCGCGCGGAGGCGAGCACTCGCCTTTTGGATTAGCCGGAGCATGACTTCGCGCGCTCCCTGATCCGTCCGCAAATCCGGCGGTAAGACGTGGGAGTGGCCCAGCGATTGGTTCTCGCCGGTCTTGGTTTCGAGCTCGTACCCCCTCAAGAGGTACCACCAACGCTCGCCCCAGATCGAGCCGAAGGCCGCGGTGAGTTCGGTTCGGCTGAGCTTGATGAGGTCGGCTGCGGAGAAGATTCCTTTCGCATTGAGCCGCGCTTCCATGCGGCGGTTGATCCCCGTGAACTCGGTGAGTCCGAGCGGCGCGAGCCGGTCCGGAAGCTCGTGACCGTGGATGAATACAAGGCCGTTTGGTTTCTGGAGGTCGGTCGCGAGCTTTGCGAGGAACCCGTTGGGGGCGACGCCAATGCTGCAGTGAATCGCGGGCGAGACCTGCTCCCAGATCGCTTTCTTCATCCGCATCGCGAGTTTCTCCGCCTCATCGGGTTGCTGCTCCTTGCCGATCAGCCGAAACTGCATCTCGTCGATGCTGCACACTCGATCGATGGGCAGCACCGTTTCGACCGCATCCAGAATGCGATCGTGGTATTGCGAATAGATCCGATGCCCGCCAGACACGAGGATGAGCCCGGGACACATCCGCTTGGCATCGCCGATACGGGTACCGGTCTTCACCCCAAACGCCTTAGCTTCGTAGCTGGCGGCGATGAGGAAGCTCGAATCCGCCTGGACTGCGCAGACACCGACAGGCTTCCCGCGCAACTCGGGCCGCTCTGCCTGCTGGACGCTGGCAAAGTAGGAGTTTAGGTCGAGAAACATGACTCGCAACGGTCGCGAGTCGATCGTTTCCATCGGTAGACGAATGTCGGCCACTGCCTTGATTATACGACCGCAGTTCGGTTCGGTGGACGTCTGCTGGGTACACTTTTATCCCCATGAAGCGCGACGACCTCTTGGATATGAATGATGCGCTTCAGCATCCCGGTCGCGAGATCGCGGTCGATCTCAGCACCGAACTTCCGGAAGAGGAAGACATCGACCTCTTGTCCCCCGTCGAAGGGTATTTGGAGGCGGTGAGCACCGGTAATGTCTTGCTCGTCGAAGGGGAGTTCAAGACCCGATGCGTGCTCGAATGTTCGCGTTGCGGCCACCCGCTGGAGCAGGAAATCGAGTACCGGATGGAAGAGCAGTTCCAAGTCATTGGGACTCCGAGCACGTATTCGCACGACGACTACGCGCGGGTGAAGGACGAAGAGGATTACCCTCTCTTTGAAGGGAACAGTTTGATGGTGGAGAAACTGGTGCGCCAGGGACTTTTGGTGAATCTGCCGATGGCCGTCCTGTGCGAGCACGGCTGGGAAGAGCCTTGCCCGCACGAGCAGCGCCGAGTCCAAGAGGGCACCGCTGCTGCCCAAAACGACCAGCTGCAGCGGCTGAAGTCGCTTCTGCACGATGAGTCGGAGGACGCCGGTTGAATCTCGCCCTCGACGCGATGGGGGGTGACCACGCCCCCGCCGAGATCGTAGCCGGAGCGGTCCAGGCGGCCCCGTTCATTAACGGCACAATTAGTCTCGTCGGCATTCCCGCCCAGATCCAAGCTCACCTGCCCACCCCCGCGCCCCCGCAGATCAACATCGTCCCCGCCAGCGAGGTCGTGACGATGGACGACAAGCCGACTGAGGCACTGCGTAAGAAGAAAGACAGCAGCATCGCGGTCAGCATCGAGCTCGTGAAGGCCGGCGTCGCCGACGCGGTCGTGTCTGCAGGGAACACGGGTGCGGTGACGGCAGCGTCGCTCATTGGCTGGCGTCAGATGAAGGGGATCCACCGACCGGCGATCGCCGCCGTTTTCCCGCACCGACATGGCCATTTCTTGCTGTTAGACGCCGGCGCATCCCCGGACATCGACCCGTCAAATCTCGTTGAGTTCGGGCTGCTAGGTCGCATCTATGCCGAGCACGTGATGGGGATCAAAGACCCTCGCGTCCACCTCCTAAACATTGGCGAGGAGGAAGGGAAGGGGAACGCTTTTGCCAAGCACGCGTACCACGTGCTGAGCCAGCGCGACTGGTTCAAGGGGAACATCGAGGGCAAGGACATGTTTC is part of the Chthonomonas sp. genome and harbors:
- the eno gene encoding phosphopyruvate hydratase, which encodes MPVIVDVVAREILDSRGNPTIEVDALLDDGSFGRAAVPSGASTGAFEAVELRDGDKSRYGGKGVLQAVENVNEVIAPNLLDRDPTDQAAMDAVMLELDGTANKGKLGANAILGCSLAIAKAAASASGLPLYKYVGGVSANVLPVPMMNILNGGQHADSNVDFQEFMVLPVGASSFSEAMQWGCEVYHCLKAVLKKKSLATGVGDEGGFAPNLETQELALDYIIEAIQKVGFEPGKQIWLGLDCAATEFFEGGFYNYKAGAVTKRTGDQQVEYLADLCTKYPIISVEDGIAEDDWASWSKLTKALGDKVQLVGDDLFVTNVQRLGRGIAEGVANSILVKVNQIGSLTETLSAVEMAKRAGYTAVMSHRSGETEDTTISHLAVATNCGQIKTGAPNRTDRVAKYNELLRIEELLGSSAQYAGPSGFGKLAGRLA
- the fliS gene encoding flagellar export chaperone FliS, with the protein product MANQRHLHAYQNTQVTSASPLQLVIMLYDGAIRFVKQGREAVVAGDTFNQNRCIQKAQRIVTELMSCLDMHRGGEVAQNLFALYSYAYNELVMGNIEDNPEMLDRAIKVLEDLRSSWVELDRQQRTGSIGELDAKPNAA
- a CDS encoding DUF177 domain-containing protein — protein: MKRDDLLDMNDALQHPGREIAVDLSTELPEEEDIDLLSPVEGYLEAVSTGNVLLVEGEFKTRCVLECSRCGHPLEQEIEYRMEEQFQVIGTPSTYSHDDYARVKDEEDYPLFEGNSLMVEKLVRQGLLVNLPMAVLCEHGWEEPCPHEQRRVQEGTAAAQNDQLQRLKSLLHDESEDAG
- the plsX gene encoding phosphate acyltransferase PlsX — its product is MNLALDAMGGDHAPAEIVAGAVQAAPFINGTISLVGIPAQIQAHLPTPAPPQINIVPASEVVTMDDKPTEALRKKKDSSIAVSIELVKAGVADAVVSAGNTGAVTAASLIGWRQMKGIHRPAIAAVFPHRHGHFLLLDAGASPDIDPSNLVEFGLLGRIYAEHVMGIKDPRVHLLNIGEEEGKGNAFAKHAYHVLSQRDWFKGNIEGKDMFRGETDVVLCDAFVGNIVLKSAEGIAEFMMGSIRDALPTGTLARLPYLPLRSLLAPLRKKTDYTEYGGMPLLGLNGLTFICHGRSNSKAIKNALLYAQRAVDANLLEKMRESVSSSLST